A window of Daucus carota subsp. sativus chromosome 2, DH1 v3.0, whole genome shotgun sequence genomic DNA:
CTATTTATcattcaatataattttttcttttcagaTTAGCAGGAAAAGTTGCACTGGTCACTGGCGGTGCTTCTGGGATAGGCGAGAGCATTGTGCGACTATTTGTCAGGCACGGCGCAAAAGTCTGTATTGTCGACATTCAAGATGACATTGGCCAACTTCTCTGTGAAACTCTTGGCGCAGACACATGTTTTTACCACTGTGACATGACGGTTGAAAATGATGTTTCTAGTGCAGTGGATTTTACTGTTGAGAAATTCGGGGTGCTCGATATTATGGTCAACAATGCGGGTATAGTAGATCCACCCTGCCCGGATATCCGcaatacagatatatcaatgTTTGAGAAGGTGTTTGCTGTGAATGTGAAGGGTACTTTTCTAGGAATGAAACATGCAGCTCGCATAATGATCCCTCGGAAGAAGGGATCAATAGTCTCTTTGAGTAGTGTAAGCAGCACGACGGGGGGTATGGGCCCGCATGCATACACCGGTACTAAACATGCTGTCTTGGGGCTAACGAAAAATGTAGCAGCTGAGCTGGGAGCACATGGAATACGAGTGAACTGTGTTTCACCTTATGCAGTTGCGACGCCAATGGCTTTTGGCCACTTACCGGAGAAGGAAAGGACAGAGGATGCTGTGGCAGGTTTTCGAGCTTTTGTTGCAAAACCAGCTAACCTTCAAGGCGTGGAGCTGACCACGAATGACGTAGCAAATTCTGTATTGTTTTTAGCGAGTGATGAAGCAAGGTACATAAGTGGGGAGAATCTTATGATTGATGGAGGTGTTACATGTGTGAATCACTCACTTGGTGTATTCAGATGAGATAGATTgtgtttcaaatttttaacagGTGGCAATGGTGTGTTGTTTCACCTGGGATATGCGCTACGCGATGTTAAATCTATGTTTTGCATTCAATTTCTAAATTCTTATTAGTTTCAGATCTAGAAGTTAAACTATGGAATTTCCTGGTGGATGAATACAATACTTTACAAGTAAATGAGGTCAAACTGACATCCTCTGTTTTTGGGCTACCTTATTTTTGTCTTTATCAAAGATTAAGAAACTGATCAAGTCTTACACTATCCTTGCTTTGAAAGAGGATCCAGATTCAAGTGCTTGTTATCAAATTTTGGTGTATAATAATAGTCTCATAGAAATACTTCCATCACTGTTCACTACAGTATGTTGTTTGTTCATGATTTATCCAAGGTAtctgattaatattatataatatcagtGTTCTGGAAACCGCTAGGCGTCTCAGGGCGGTCAAGTACCTTCTAGCGACTTTAATGGAGACGCGGTCAAGTACCTTCTAGCGACTTTAATGGAAAGATTAATCGGAGCATTAATCGGAcatatattgtttttaaattattataactagttgagaagccgcgcgttgcggcggcctataaaaattatatcaataattcaaaattaatatttgtagaat
This region includes:
- the LOC108206649 gene encoding (+)-borneol dehydrogenase 2, which gives rise to MESDSAALSSLSAQRLAGKVALVTGGASGIGESIVRLFVRHGAKVCIVDIQDDIGQLLCETLGADTCFYHCDMTVENDVSSAVDFTVEKFGVLDIMVNNAGIVDPPCPDIRNTDISMFEKVFAVNVKGTFLGMKHAARIMIPRKKGSIVSLSSVSSTTGGMGPHAYTGTKHAVLGLTKNVAAELGAHGIRVNCVSPYAVATPMAFGHLPEKERTEDAVAGFRAFVAKPANLQGVELTTNDVANSVLFLASDEARYISGENLMIDGGVTCVNHSLGVFR